In the Populus nigra chromosome 2, ddPopNigr1.1, whole genome shotgun sequence genome, GCACACACAACCCACCATCAGTCATCCCCTTCATCTCGATTCTTCCCATCACCAATCACATTTCGTATCTTTTCTGTTTGTGTGTGTcagaatataattattattgttttttaaagtatttttttatttataaatatataaaattaatattatttttatttttttaaaattattttaaatattaatgcatcaaaataatttaaaaatactaaaaatatattaatttaaaataaaaaataaaaaaaattatatttttttaaaaatatttttaaaatacaaaaacaaatagtgcTTTAGTCTCCTCCcactaattcaaaatcaaccgCCCACAGCTGCATATCCTCCCTTTTCTTAGTAGATCCACGAACAACCCTCATCTTTCCCCAGAAAAGCTATGAATGGAACTTCaagtgtaaaaataaacttCAAGAACACAGGTAATAATAATTTGCATTCATAGGAACTGAATAGacatacaaaaaaatagattaaagcTTTCAAAACTATAGAAACTTTACCCTACATTTCATGAgagttatttaaaatattttgatggaaaCAAAGAGGATCCTAAATAAATAAGTCATAAGAGCTCTTccaatgatttacaagaagtttgacaatAAAATCGTTAAGATGATGAATACTGTTAATAGGagtgttcattttttatttgattcggtttttattaaaaaaaataaccaaatcgaatttaaaaaaaaaaacaaaaccggttcaaaccgaccggtttcagttcagttcggtttagttttttagaacaaaaaccggttcaaaccagtttggctcagtttttccCTGTTCggctctgtttttttaaaattttaatcggtttttttttacaattcggttttttcggttattttttttagttttctcggtttaatcggtttttcaatttttttaaacacctCTAATTATCAAAGACTtgggcaaggaaaaaaaaatcactaccctgaatttttagtaaaataaaaggatgataAGAAGGTTTAGTGGAAGAGAGAACTAACTCGGGTgattaattttaggatttaatGCAGGACTACCTCACTTATGTTTCAATGAGGgtgttatacttttttttagtgGGGAAGGTTTGTCATAGGCCTCGGCACGAGGATGCACAGTGAAAACAATATTATGATGATGGTAACATGCATGTGCAATGATATATTCGATAACAGTGTATAAGAATGCGTGCAAATAGCATATTCATGATGGTTTTTTGGGCAGCAGACCAAAAGAATAAGTTGCAATATGTTATGCAGTCACAACGATTaacttttttgagaaaaaactgTGTagacttgtttttcttttaatttaatataggtGTTCGGGCCAGTACCTAAGACCACagagaaaataaatcttttaattccAAACTTGTATTATTAgatcaccacctagatggttaaacCTTTTGTCCAGACTTGTTTTGATCCCCTGAGAGGTAGTTTCATTGTAGCTTCTGTACATTCTTGTATTATAAATAGGACAAAGGATGCAAATGACTGTCCATTGCAAAAACAAGATATATTTGCGTATTGTTCCTTATCAAAGGCTAATAAATGTTGGGATTTTCATGTAATACTtgtgcttttgatttttcttcatttacttgTGTTGTCTCTTCAGCTTGTCTATAACAAATAAGAGATtaggaaaaattgaaaacattttgGATGAGTGAAACTCCTTCGATATAGGCAAGAACAAGAGTgaattttgtaaagaaaaattgGGTCCAGTGAGAGACTTGATTGCCACATCAGGAttgaaattttgatgaaaaatttgatcctaaaataagaatgaaataattttatatttttcttcttaaataaaatttattctttaaatcaTGGGTATAAAACCCGACTCGAAAATTAATAAGATAAGACTTAGCTCatgaattaaaacaattttgtttttagacaATCAAAAATGAATGTTGATGGTTATATTTTGACTTGATCAGacctccattaatcaggtttaACTATATAAGTTGTTATATAGAGTACGGAACGGTGAATATTCCTAAAATACTGGAGGTTTTTGAGGGCTACTGTGCATTATGACAGGTAGAAAGCGCGCGGATGACCAGATTCTTACCatatgaaaggaaaaggaaagaaagatcaTCTCTCGTTCGTAGACTACTTAAGCATTGCGCATAGCTATCCATTGTAATAGCGTGTGTTGTTGAAAACGAGGGGTTGCGCCTTGTTGTTGGAAGAATTCCTCCATCGAGCAAAGTGTAaacaaaaacatagtttttctaaACAAGAACAAGACTTTTCTCTCTTGTTTCCAGCACTCTTCTCCTCTATAAGAAATTTTCCACTTTCCTACTTGTACAGGGAATTTCCCTTCAACCTGCGATCTTTAACTCACATTTCTGTTCCcctattccaaaaaaaaataaaaaaatgaatgtaaTTTGGTCACTGCTCTCCTCCCTCCTGTTCTCTCTTTAGATCAGCAGGAGGTAAAAAACAATCCATTGACAACCcacatatattaaaatcaacttCGTCAATCATCCATGTTTCCTCTATTTTCCTCTTATGATTATGTGATGCTCCATATCTGTGGAGTGTTGCTGTAGTCTTTCCACTATGTGCTACATTGATGCCTTCAATATATCTATAATCTCCAACCACTGACTCCATACTTGTCTCCCAAAACACATCATCATTTCCTTTAATCGGTTTCATCTTCACTAACTTCGTATCCTCGAATTTGACAAGGAGTCCTGTTCTTTGGCTGAAGTAGCCCCATATTATATGGTGTACAATTTCTGTGTTGGAAGAACTTTGAGCTTTAAGGGTGTTCGAGTCGGTCTCGAGCTTGAGTACAAAGCAGTCTTCATTGCTCACTTTCTTCTCTGTAATGCTTACTGCTTCTAAGAACAAGTTGGCAGTGCACCTTGGATCCAATCCCTATTGAGATCACATCACAAAGAAAATCATCTTCAATGCATTTGACATTTTGAAACAATACAaccaaaaaagatattaaatcaaTAGTTTTAGATCACGTAAAACGATTATTTTGTCACTAGAAAGTAAAACATTCAGAGAAGGTTATACCTGGAAGAACCGCCGCAAGGGTCTTGGAGGACCTCTATTAGCATGAGAGGCCTGAGAAGAGGACTGGTTCCAAGCAACCTTGCCATCACTGCCTGCACTAACCTTGTAACCAGAAACAACTAGTTCTAGGTACCATAAATCAGGGTTTTTTTGCCATAGTACAAATCCACCAACCTCAGACTTGCCTTCTGCGTGCACACTGTCATCACCTTGGTGCATTTCTGATGCAGCCATCTTAACCTGCCCTACTGCATACATGCTCTTCACTGAATTCAGCGCCAATGGTCCTCCAATTGCTGCTATATATTGTTGTACTATATATTTTGCGGTAGAAGCTCCCTGTTCATGAAATAAGATACTGTTATTAACCAGGACTCACATTTCCAGTTCTAGTTGAAAGAGCTGAGATACTTCCTCATCAGCCTCACTGATCAATAAAAAGTAGAATGAAGAATTAATGTTTTGAGTTAAGCATgaagcataaaataaaaaatgttgaggGTTTTGCCCTCTTGAttgtttctttctcttccaTATCAAATGTGAAATGCGAAGCAAGCAAATATCCTTATCGCCATAGCCCACAGGTGAATTAATAACAAGCAAAAAATCCCCAAtgttctcaatttcatccacCAAATTTCAACAGTTTTCAGCCATTCCTCTGCCACGCTGAATAGGACCTTTACATTTGCAGGGAaggttttcaaaataaaaaaacatgcacgCCATTATAGCACGGCAAGATTTTAAGATAATCTCTCCAATCatacgaatatatatatatatagtccagCAATGAATTTCATTTActcctctttttttccccttaaattgTCATATCCCTTAATTAGGTACCTTCCATTTTCATGTTCAGATTAAGCCAGAAAAGAATCTTGAAGAGGAAAATGAAAGAGTCATACATACAATGGAACAATCTTTGAGAGGACGAGTGAGAGGCTGGTCAGGGTGGGCCTGAAAAGGGATAAGAGGAGAGCCAACAAGCTTAAGCAATGCTATGAATTCAGTATTTGATTTAGATTGGAGATGGGTTGATTTATCAGCAGCAGCTTGAGCATTCATCAATGCACGCATGTTTTGCCAACGGGAAGCTGAATTGTTGCCCATTTTTGTGAACATCTCTTCCGGTATAGGTACCTCCAAGACGGTGTCAAGCGCATCTTCCCTATCATAATTTGGACACAACTTCCTCATAGAACTCCAAGAGACAACCTTAAGagattgaatccaaaagaacacaaccaacaaaatagaaaaggaggaaaatgaaatctaaattttgattgaagagATATGAGAGGGAGATGAAAGGCTGCGTCTTTTTCTTGTCTATGGTGTTCCTTGCGCGTAGGTGTCGTGGGTGCACGATTTTAGGGGCTTGTTTGATTTTGTAGTTGGCGGAATAGACGGCACCTTGCCATTGGATTAGTCTCTCATGTTTCCGCCATCTTTCTACATGTCACCAATTGCAGCATGACACAtatggagagggagagagagggagagagagagagagagagagtagaatCAGCATGACCCTAATCTTTTAGCCAACCAAAATCTTCCTTCTAACCTGTATCTTTGGGTTGACTCCTTGTTGGCTCCTGGCTTGACTGCAAATTGCCAACCGTAAGGGTTTTCCTTTTTATAATAAACGAGCGCAAGTCCAAAGCCATGATCATAATTAACGAATCAATCCGCACAACAGTTGCCTTCCTGAAACGTATGACAAATGCGTACTTTCCAATCATGTCCACAGGAACACATTCAGTATAAGCCCATGCATACACTCCATCTAGTTGAAATGCTGATGGGTTAATCATCACAATTCATCCAAAGCGGAAATACGGCATTTGCCTACCCTGCTTTCTCGTCAGAGATTATATGGCTGAATAGAGGTCCCGGAGGATGGAGAGATTATCATGCTCTGTTTTTCATCataaacattattgatgaacaGCACTTCAATACTATTTTCTTCGTCCTCTGTATcaggaaaataaaattgcaaagtgAAATTCTAATTAAGTCAACCTTTAGATACTATTTTGCAGTCCACGCAGAAACATACATTTTCAGAAACAGAAAAAAGTAGAGGCAAACTCGCCCTGAACCCGGACACTGCATTTTTCTGGCAATCACCACTGCGAAAGGCGAAAGCATCAAAACAAGCAATTAAGGTTTTATTGTTCATGTGTTACACAATatcaattataaaacataaaactgACAAATTTAATACAGTTTCTTGAAACACAGAATATCATCTGCACAACATGTGCCCAGTTATGTCCACTGGGAATGTCCCTGCATATCGAGCATCTCGTCCAGACGTTTTAATCTCTCTAATCCTTCACTGATGAGAAAACGAATCCTTTGCTTGTCATTGCAATGCCGGTTATTCTCCATCTCTTGTCTAATTGTTTGTTTCAGGTCAGCTGTAAAACCCATTACATTTGAAACAATGCTATAATTCATAGTTGCCTGAACTTTTCTCCCAATAAAGAGTTGCACTTCTCGGACCctattgaaatctttttttataaatgatcgttgtcattttaataattgattttctttttccataatgACGATGCATGAACCATTAAAACGGAAAATCAAGCTTGTAACaaacccaaaaagaaaatgttgaaaGAGCAATATAACAGCCTTCAAATGAGAATAGTCCCGCAGTGTGTAAAATCCTTAATCAAATTGATAacatcaagaaaaattaatcaatcacAAAATATAAACTTCACCTCTAGCGTCACCAGGTGCTCTCCTTGTAGTTCTTAGTGCTTGCCTATACAGCTTCAGCACTCGAGCTCGGAGAATGAAGTCCTGCAAACCAAACGAGAGAACCATAGCTGATTCTCTTCCTCAATTAAATACGCTTCCATGTCAGGTAAGCAAGGAGGGTTTGGCACCGAACacaaagaaatttaacaaaaaaatagagacaCGGAAAGATCGAGAGAAATTGAAGTCTTACCAGAAGTACAGGAGGAGGAGTCGCCGGAGCTGCCGCAGATGTCGAGTGGATCCGTCGATTAAACAACTTAGCTGAATAGGCTGAGGATCTAGAATTTGCCCAACCCAAAACAACAACTCGTCGTTTGTCTCACGATGCACAACCAACTTCTCCTTCTGTTCCAAAAACGAAGAACTTGTCGTTGTtttcaaaacaaagaaatgaaaagggcCAACCCTAAAAGATATCCTTCAATTATATATGTAATCTTATTTCTCAgtaaacaatttatatatatatatatcagttttACCCTTAAgtcttcaaaaattataaattaagaacttcaaacaatatcattttataagAAACTTACTGTTCGTTCGTTAAACGATTCTAACATacattataattgaaaaatcaaatgttttggATATAAAGAATTTAACAATATCCTAGCAATTTAAgagtatatttaatatttattcccAGAAAAATGAACAATTTATTGTTAGAGTTAAAATAGAGAAAGGTATGTTATTGGGTAATTCAAATAAGggtaaactgatttttttttacagactccctaaacttatataaaaaaagttttttcttctataaaatatctttttaaataagagattaattgCCTTATCTTTTTAAAGGACTTATTATATGGAATGACTCCCTAAGTGAATGAAAGACCGTCCAGATTACGGCCATAAAGCATTGCCATGATTTCGTGCTTCTGTGAGGAGGGTATAACAAGATGATGACTTCACTGGAGACCTTCAGActaggttttgttttatttatttgtgctATAATAAGAttgatgtttgtttatttttcaactatgaatgacttattttatttaagagttTTAGCATGCTTTCTTTTTACTTCCTGTCATGCAAAAACATTAATgcatcacatatattatttgtgAAAGCACACACTAAAAAGATTTAGGCTAAGTGGAGGACCATTAACTTattttatgacttgagtcaaggtttaagtttctGTAAATCACAACTCTTCATTGAGTATTTAGACTGATAATAATTGATACACGTGTCTTCCTATTGCCTATTAAGCCCTTATATTGCCTTCACGAAGGCGATCTCTAGGACAACAAGAGATCTGTTTTACAAACCAAGTAGTAAACTTACCCCTTGTCTCacgtaaaaaaataagaacctgCCTTTAAGGTGTATGCTCGCTACATATGTTTTGCATCAAGGCAAACCCTTCATGTAGCATCTTGAATTCAGGAGTTGCGTGTGACACAATGACCATCACTTGGAAAATTTTCGCTGTAAAATTTAAGCAAGGATCAAAATTCTTATTTATCATACAATAGTAACAACTATGTGTCATCCTTTAAAGAGCAAACCTGCATTTAATTTACATGTTCTTTTTTGCAAACATATCTTATTGCAACATTGCATGTTTTTGATTTGTAGAAGAAATATACCCCCCCCCAAGATTCAAATCCCTTTTACAATCCATACAAGATAATAAAAGCATGGACATCATGATGAAGGAGATATACATGCTAACATGTATGCTTGGAAACGCTCAGTAAGCCCTTTCCTTGAAGATACCAGAAAATGCTCCAAAACATTCAATAGAAAACCTCATTTTGTAATTGGGGTCTCAAGTATCGGTAGTATCATCATTCTCTTCCTCTTAACATCAAAAGATAAATGGTCCCTCTCCAAAGCTAGTGTATGTTGAGAACCCTAAAATAGTTGACACAAATCTTGAAAAGCCAAGCATAAAGAGgaggaaaataattttaaaactagcCTTGACAGTAGTATGATGACTTAGTAGCTATTAAAGGAACAACAACACCTTTTTTAGGAGTTACATGATAAAGCTAAAAGCCTTGTCAGATGTCAACACAGAGCAAGATCACCTAGTGATTGAAATGACATAAAGAGAAGTCATAGAAAATGAATGACCAAATAATTCCTTTGAGTCAATAAGGGTAAGATGGTTATGGACTTTTAAAGAAGTAAAAGGTATCCTTAGCTATAAGTTTAGCAACAAAAAGTTGTTAGAACGAGCCTTCACGTATAACTCTTTCTCTGATAAGGAGCCCATCTTCTAAGCATCTAGAATATATAGGGGATTTCATGTTGAACTTCCTTCTTATAAAAGAATAATGCTCCCAATACCCATACTTGTCATCAAGTATATTAACATAACTCAGGACAGTTAATAGGGGTATAGAAAAGTTAGCTCAAATAGCCCTTAAGCACAATTTACACCGGTATTTGAGCTGTAAAAAACCTCttataaaagaacaaattagAAAATGCTTAAAAGACATCTTGCATTATCCTTTGTACTCTCATAAACTCATTGGAACACCAAAAACCCTAACTGATCTGGTAGAAGCAGTTATAAGAGCTGTATTTGAGGACATTAAACAATCCCTTAACAAGGTATGAGAAACATTCAAGGGTGTGATGAAACCATTCATTTGCCCATAAACACTAAGAAAGCATCTTGCAATCAAGCTGCATGaaacatgcaagaaaaaagGTCTCAAAGTCAATTTTAAGAATTCTTGGAATGAAAGCTAGACTATAAAAGTCTTCATTAATGGTCAATTTATGGGTAAAAAGGAGTGtgaccataaaaagaaaatgactcaTAATAGAGCAGCTAAGAATGCAAAGTGCCTACATGACATATGCAGGTAATACCAGACTTTGTTGGAAGCTTGTTTCAAAATATAGGTTTTCAAGTTTAAGGAGACCGCACTACACTTTCAATATCTTTTGTCTATGTTAttgctgttttgaaataaaaagataattatgaAAGTATCATTtggcattttatttttcctctttaatcaaattaatgtaATGGAAGTTTATCAAAATGGATGGACTCCAAGATGCATCAAAACGCTATGAAACACTCTCACCCTTTCAAGACATTatgatcaaatcaattttaagaaaaccttttaccaataaataaataaataaacatgcgTTTTGATTTcagaaataatttgatgtttactcaaaacaacattttaaaatcCTATTTATAGGATGACAAACAAATCAGTCAAGAAATTCCCATTttaaaatgaccaaaaaattctaaaccaagacataaaaaataaaaaatgcataaaaaacacACACCTCATGTCTCTTCAGCTATATTTTTGTTGTATGCATAATCACATGTAGTTTGATTTGTTAATCATTGATTCATAAAAACCATAAGTTCCAAACAATTATGTTGAATAAGGACAACTTATCGATTCTAACCACTTCCTTTGTGATCCCTATTTGagtttgaattagtttttttttttgtaagaatccTGACTATGATCACACATCATGATGCGAACCCTAGAGGAATTTAATGGAATTCACGACCTCAAGATCAATCTAATCTaagtttgttgagatttgaataagtttatcacaatggaagacttgctccaagacaacaagactataaaccaactcgATCACAATGCCTACACCTGGAGACGAGCAAAGaaagtataaattcacaataTAGAATgatcaattctttgaagagttgaaagttcaattAAGAACCAAGATGGAGCAACCAAAAGTCGGCTACAATGCTAAAAATACCATCCAAAGTCTCCCTaaaattattcctaaagagtaTTTAAACTTCAAGCCAAAACTCTAGTTTCCCTAATGGGTCTCACATAAgctcaatttaaataataatcaacctaAGATAAAaatagcccaactaattaaataagacaagttTGTTGTTTTCGCATTCTGTCTAGCAGCAGCAAAACCCAATTTAAAACAGATGGTTCTCTCTCTTCTTAATGAATTAGAAGGCGTGTTATATACTgttggaaaggtatggaagtctagtttccatcctaactagaatcacatcaaaatttaaTCTTTAGCTCTAGTTATGACAAAAAAAGTAACGAAAGGTCAAACTGTTCaaatctagtcttcttctcccaatccttgtgtaatggtcttggttccaccaataagcccctcttgaacatgaatcagattaatcaaggcttgctctttattattacaaatcctcttgaagtccaccttagcccatgtctcttgaagaagtccattgaaagcttctttgaacttcttagccCTAAGCCAAGTAACTAGACGAACTagaacctccaatggatcctttgatggtTGGATCACATCATCCCCTCTCTTCTCAAAAGGATTTGACCTCGAATCATCACAtacatcaaacaaagaaagaatagaaatattgaatgtaGCACTAACATCATACTCACTTGATAGATCCATTTTGTAGGCATTATCATTAATCCTTTCTATGATCTGATAAGGATCATCTCCTTGAGGCAtcaactttgatattttttatttagaaaacctTTCCTTCCTTATATGCACCCAACCCCAATCACCTGGTTCAAATCTCACCATTTTCGTCCCCTATTGGCTTTGTTTGCATATTGTTCATTCTGCTTTTCTATTTGTTGCTGAATCTTTGTATGGATATCTTTCACCACCTGTGCTTTTTGATTACCATCAagactaaccctttcatcaacaagtaaaggaatcaaatctaatGGTGTCAAATGATTAAAACCTTACACAATCTCAAATGGTGAATAATCAGTAGTAGAatgcacactacgattatatgcaaattcaatgaatggcaaacaatctttctaatttttaagattcttttgaatTATAGCCCTTAACAATTGAATCAAAGTCCTGTTAACAACTTTAGTTTGGCCATCTGTTTGTGGATGACAAGTAGTAGAATATAAAAGTTTAGTTCCTAATTACCCCACAAAACTCAAAAACTTAACATCTTGATTGGATATAATGCTCCTAGGAAGACCATGTAGCCGAATGACCTCTTTAAAGAATAGGTCAGCTATATTTGTTGCATCATCAGTTTTATGACAAGTATTGAAATGTGTTATCTTAAAAAATCtatcaacaacaataaatataaatctcTCCCTTTCCTAGACCTAGGTAGacccaaaataaaatccatagaaatatcaaCCCA is a window encoding:
- the LOC133681843 gene encoding uncharacterized protein LOC133681843, which gives rise to MRKLCPNYDREDALDTVLEVPIPEEMFTKMGNNSASRWQNMRALMNAQAAADKSTHLQSKSNTEFIALLKLVGSPLIPFQAHPDQPLTRPLKDCSIGASTAKYIVQQYIAAIGGPLALNSVKSMYAVGQVKMAASEMHQGDDSVHAEGKSEVGGFVLWQKNPDLWYLELVVSGYKVSAGSDGKVAWNQSSSQASHANRGPPRPLRRFFQGLDPRCTANLFLEAVSITEKKVSNEDCFVLKLETDSNTLKAQSSSNTEIVHHIIWGYFSQRTGLLVKFEDTKLVKMKPIKGNDDVFWETSMESVVGDYRYIEGINVAHSGKTTATLHRYGASHNHKRKIEETWMIDEVDFNICGLSMDCFLPPADLKREQEGGEQ
- the LOC133681844 gene encoding uncharacterized protein LOC133681844 yields the protein MVLSFGLQDFILRARVLKLYRQALRTTRRAPGDARADLKQTIRQEMENNRHCNDKQRIRFLISEGLERLKRLDEMLDMQGHSQWT